One window of Drosophila busckii strain San Diego stock center, stock number 13000-0081.31 chromosome 3L, ASM1175060v1, whole genome shotgun sequence genomic DNA carries:
- the LOC108599771 gene encoding uncharacterized protein LOC108599771 produces MRSSQTLWIVALFMVVSMPAAMCGHKRYRRLHKLSRAAGYNEVPVCEQHPNVNYPPTGQPFDQSCEAGITPCPAPQNPNYAQPYPQPNNNMIVGQCSQQQQPMMMMDDDEQRSSDLRKLVQHLYVAQARVQLEASEIHKAQAVAGSAQSQLEDSANHVRTITATLHNAQQEVAAAAIRAQIAQLQLAAHDQLLFAARQDVDALSSQVVGLQAAEGIVQPKLTVDLHALLDKLRQPLQHLDRPTPVPMIVNMPPLYDKMSPAGVERNQMTVAMPQQVAAAVNPSDAATNAWQQFNLHKQQSSNAQSQQARIAASLNNS; encoded by the exons ATGCGCTCAAGCCAAACGCTTTGGATTG TTGCGCTGTTCATGGTTGTAAGCATGCCAGCTGCTATGTGTGGACACAAGAGATATCGACGCTTGCATAAGCTGAGTAGAGCAGCTGGCTACAATGAGG TGCCCGTTTGTGAGCAGCATCCGAATGTGAATTATCCACCCACTGGTCAGCCGTTTGATCAAAGCTGTGAGGCTGGCATTACGCCCTGTCCTGCGCCACAAAATCCCAACTATGCGCAGCCTTATCCacaacccaacaacaacatgataGTTGGTCAAtgctcgcagcagcagcagcccatgATGATGATGGACGACGATGAGCAGCGCAGCTCGGACTTGCGCAAGTTGGTGCAACATTTGTATGTGGCACAGGCGCGCGTGCAGCTTGAAGCCAGCGAAATACACAAGGCGCAGGCTGTGGCAGGCTcagcgcagtcgcagctggAGGACTCCGCTAACCATGTGCGCACCATTACCGCAACGCTGCACAATGCGCAGCAGGAAGTCGCTGCGGCTGCAATACGCGCGCAGATTgcgcaactgcagctggcggcgcatgatcagctgctgtttgctgctcgCCAGGATGTGGATGCGCTGTCTTCTCAAGTGGTGGGACTGCAGGCAGCGGAGGGCATTGTGCAGCCAAAGCTTACGGTGGATTTGCATGCGCTGCTCGACAAGCTGCGCCAGCCGCTGCAGCATCTGGATCGACCCACGCCCGTGCCCATGATTGTCAACATGCCGCCGCTTTACGATAAAATGAGTCCCGCTGGCGTTGAACGCAATCAAATGACAGTCGCCATGCCgcagcaagttgctgctgctgttaatccCAGTGATGCTGCCACCAATGCCTGgcagcaattcaatttgcacaaGCAACAATCGAGCAATGCACAATCGCAACAGGCGCGCATTGCCGCCAGTTTAAACAACAGCTAA